From Rhodamnia argentea isolate NSW1041297 chromosome 10, ASM2092103v1, whole genome shotgun sequence, a single genomic window includes:
- the LOC115742797 gene encoding uncharacterized protein At1g28695-like, with protein sequence MEFMKDRINQCALICGLLVGTLYLLINWTPSGLLLPFQEQQFPLSKSAGGYKDELGKVLADASAGNNKTVIITVVNKAYVEGDKSMLDLFLDGFWLGEGTRPLIRRLLIVATDSTSFDRCKFLGLHCYQLKTEDGLDGENVDMSPGFLRMMWIRTQFLGNVLKRGYSFIFTDTDIMWLRDPFPLLNQNPSVDFQVSVDVFNDPWSEGNPINTGFYMVRSNNGSIAIFDAWYARRNASSGIKEQDVLRQIRKEGMFRRLGFGVRYLETLYFSGFCESSRDIGAVITVHANCCRTIAAKLADLTTVLHDWKRFTGSPSSTSTNGTSAFQWSKHVECLRVWLGRSD encoded by the exons ATGGAGTTCATGAAGGATCGGATCAACCAGTGTGCTCTTATCTGTGGTTTGTTGGTCGGAACATTATATTTGCTCATCAACTGGACTCCTTCTGGCCTTCTCTTACCATTCCAAGAGCAGCAATTCCCTCTCTCCAAATCa GCGGGAGGATACAAGGATGAGCTGGGGAAAGTCTTGGCCGACGCATCAGCGGGAAACAACAAGACAGTCATCATAACAGTGGTGAACAAAGCTTACGTCGAAGGCGACAAGTCGATGCTCGATCTGTTCCTGGACGGGTTTTGGCTGGGCGAGGGGACTCGGCCCTTAATCCGCCGCCTCTTGATCGTGGCCACAGACAGTACGTCCTTCGATAGGTGCAAGTTTCTAGGACTTCACTGCTACCAACTCAAAACAGAAGATGGGTTGGATGGAGAGAACGTGGACATGTCCCCAGGTTTTCTGAGGATGATGTGGATTCGGACACAGTTCCTTGGGAATGTGCTGAAACGAGGCTACAGCTTCATATTCACG GACACTGACATTATGTGGCTAAGAGATCCGTTCCCGCTGCTGAACCAGAACCCGAGCGTGGATTTCCAGGTCAGCGTCGATGTGTTCAATGACCCCTGGTCCGAGGGCAACCCCATAAACACCGGGTTCTACATGGTCAGATCCAATAACGGGAGCATCGCCATATTCGACGCTTGGTACGCCAGGAGAAATGCTTCCTCAGGAATCAAGGAACAAGATGTTTTGAGGCAGATCAGGAAGGAAGGCATGTTTCGGAGGTTGGGATTCGGTGTCAGGTACTTGGAGACTCTGTATTTTAGCGGGTTCTGCGAGAGCAGCCGAGACATCGGGGCCGTGATCACGGTCCACGCCAATTGCTGCCGCACGATTGCAGCCAAACTTGCCGATCTGACGACAGTCCTCCACGACTGGAAGAGGTTCACTGGGAGCCCCTCTTCAACCTCCACCAATGGCACGTCGGCCTTTCAGTGGTCGAAGCATGTGGAGTGCCTGCGCGTGTGGCTCGGACGGTCAGACTAA